The following are encoded in a window of Microbacterium sp. LWO13-1.2 genomic DNA:
- the leuD gene encoding 3-isopropylmalate dehydratase small subunit, translating into MEKFTTHTGIAAPLKRSNVDTDQIIPAVFLKRVTKTGFEDALFHEWRKNPDFVLNDMAYSRSSVLVAGPDFGTGSSREHAVWALRDFGFKVVLSPRFGDIFRGNAGKQGLLAATISEEDLERIWAEIGLSPAMEITVDLSARTARIGQNEIRIGVDDHTRWRLLEGLDDIGLTLRNEDKIAQFEGRRESWRPRTLPVSANGS; encoded by the coding sequence ATGGAGAAGTTCACGACCCATACCGGCATCGCAGCGCCGCTGAAGCGCTCCAATGTCGACACCGATCAGATCATCCCCGCGGTCTTCCTCAAGCGCGTGACCAAGACCGGCTTCGAAGACGCGCTGTTCCATGAGTGGCGAAAGAACCCCGACTTCGTGCTTAACGACATGGCCTATAGCCGCTCCTCGGTCCTGGTCGCCGGCCCCGATTTCGGCACCGGGTCGAGTCGCGAGCACGCGGTGTGGGCATTGCGAGACTTCGGTTTCAAGGTGGTGCTCAGCCCGCGATTCGGCGACATCTTCCGCGGCAACGCCGGTAAGCAGGGCCTCCTCGCCGCCACGATCTCGGAAGAAGATCTCGAGCGCATCTGGGCCGAGATCGGCCTGTCGCCCGCGATGGAGATCACGGTCGATCTGAGCGCACGCACCGCACGAATCGGGCAGAACGAGATCCGCATCGGTGTGGATGACCACACACGCTGGCGGCTCCTCGAAGGGCTCGACGACATCGGGCTCACGCTGCGCAACGAAGACAAGATCGCGCAGTTCGAGGGCCGTCGCGAGTCGTGGCGGCCCCGGACCCTCCCCGTCTCCGCAAACGGGAGCTGA
- the leuC gene encoding 3-isopropylmalate dehydratase large subunit, translating to MRDDARPSHPRTLAEKVWDDHLVVKGENGEPDLIYIDLHLVHEVTSPQAFDGLRKEGRPLRRPDLTIATEDHNTPTWDIDKPIADLTSRTQIETLRRNAPEFGVRLHSLGDAEQGIVHVMGPQLGLTMPGVTVVCGDSHTSTHGAFGAMAFGIGTSEIEHVMATQTLSLKPFKTMAINVEGTLRPGVTAKDIILAVIAKIGTGGGQGYALEYRGGAIRALSMEGRMTICNMSIEAGARAGMVAPDETTFAYLEGRQHAPKGQDWTDAVAYWRTLPTDEGAVFDAEVFIDADQLEPFVTWGTNPGQGSSLSSSVPNPADIVDPNERAAAERALEYMGLTPGTPLKEVPVDAVFMGSCTNSRIEDLRAFASIIEGKKKADGVRVMVVPGSARVRLEAEAEGLDKIITDFGAEWRFAGCSMCLGMNPDQLAPGERCASTSNRNFEGRQGEGGRTHLVSPLVAAATAIRGTLSSPGDLLVAIGEEA from the coding sequence ATGCGTGATGACGCACGCCCGTCGCACCCTCGCACTCTCGCCGAGAAGGTCTGGGACGACCACCTCGTCGTGAAGGGCGAGAACGGCGAGCCGGACCTCATCTACATCGACCTCCACCTGGTCCACGAGGTCACCAGCCCGCAGGCGTTCGACGGCTTGCGAAAAGAAGGGCGTCCGCTGCGTCGTCCAGATCTGACGATCGCCACCGAGGACCACAACACCCCGACGTGGGACATCGACAAGCCGATCGCGGACCTGACCAGTCGGACGCAGATCGAGACGCTGCGACGCAACGCTCCCGAGTTCGGAGTGCGTCTGCACTCGTTGGGTGATGCAGAGCAGGGCATCGTGCACGTGATGGGTCCGCAGCTGGGCTTGACGATGCCGGGGGTGACGGTCGTGTGCGGTGATTCTCATACCTCAACCCATGGTGCCTTCGGCGCCATGGCCTTCGGTATCGGCACCAGCGAGATCGAGCATGTGATGGCCACGCAAACGCTGTCGTTGAAGCCGTTCAAGACCATGGCGATCAATGTCGAGGGGACGTTGCGTCCGGGCGTGACCGCCAAGGACATCATCTTGGCCGTCATCGCGAAGATCGGCACCGGTGGGGGACAGGGCTACGCGCTCGAGTACCGCGGCGGTGCGATCCGTGCGCTCTCCATGGAGGGCCGGATGACGATCTGCAACATGTCGATCGAGGCCGGAGCGCGAGCGGGCATGGTCGCGCCGGACGAGACGACCTTCGCGTACCTGGAGGGTCGTCAGCATGCCCCCAAGGGGCAGGACTGGACGGATGCGGTCGCCTATTGGCGGACGCTTCCGACGGACGAGGGCGCGGTGTTCGACGCCGAGGTGTTCATCGACGCCGATCAGCTCGAACCGTTCGTGACCTGGGGCACGAACCCGGGTCAAGGAAGCTCCCTGTCGTCGTCGGTACCGAACCCCGCCGACATCGTCGACCCGAACGAGCGTGCCGCGGCAGAGCGGGCGCTGGAGTACATGGGCCTCACCCCTGGTACGCCCCTTAAGGAGGTTCCCGTCGACGCCGTGTTCATGGGCTCCTGCACGAACAGCCGCATCGAGGATCTGAGGGCGTTCGCGTCGATCATCGAGGGGAAGAAGAAGGCCGACGGCGTCCGTGTGATGGTCGTGCCCGGTTCCGCGCGTGTGCGCCTGGAAGCCGAGGCGGAGGGTCTGGACAAGATCATCACGGACTTCGGGGCGGAGTGGCGGTTCGCCGGCTGCTCGATGTGCCTGGGGATGAACCCCGACCAGCTCGCACCAGGTGAGCGTTGTGCGTCCACCTCCAACCGCAACTTCGAAGGACGCCAGGGCGAAGGCGGACGGACCCACCTGGTGTCCCCGCTCGTCGCCGCGGCCACCGCCATCCGCGGCACGCTGTCGAGCCCCGGCGATCTGCTCGTCGCCATCGGAGAGGAGGCCTGA